A section of the Pediococcus inopinatus genome encodes:
- the dprA gene encoding DNA-processing protein DprA: protein MQIKEFLLKLHLCKGIGCHGEAKFWQWWQTHHSQEQACSLTPDQILNFVSSQNQKRFLADFSSENLQNKVTRHLTQTKILAICDPEYPQQLTEAFMAPIILFYEGELALLRLPLLGMVGARLANQYGEKCLATLIPTVVAQNIAVISGLAAGIDAMAHKETLRRGGYTIGVIGTGLNRYYPKQNEALQKYMASHQLILSEYPLDAGPKRHHFVERNRIIAGLCETLCVVQAKQHSGSLITANLALQNNRNVIAIPGRIDDVLSVGCNELIAAGAKPVLNSQHIVEEFLI, encoded by the coding sequence ATGCAAATCAAAGAATTTTTATTAAAATTACACTTATGTAAAGGGATAGGTTGTCATGGAGAGGCTAAATTTTGGCAATGGTGGCAAACGCATCATTCCCAGGAACAGGCCTGTTCGTTGACGCCAGATCAAATATTAAATTTTGTAAGTAGTCAAAATCAAAAACGATTTCTGGCGGATTTTAGCTCAGAAAACCTACAGAATAAAGTTACTCGACATTTGACACAAACAAAAATATTGGCTATTTGTGATCCGGAATATCCGCAGCAACTGACAGAAGCTTTTATGGCGCCAATTATTCTCTTCTATGAAGGGGAATTGGCGCTTTTGCGTTTACCATTATTAGGCATGGTAGGGGCTCGCTTAGCAAATCAATACGGCGAAAAATGTCTCGCAACACTCATACCAACAGTGGTTGCCCAAAATATTGCTGTCATTAGCGGATTGGCAGCTGGCATCGATGCCATGGCTCATAAAGAAACCTTACGCCGTGGCGGCTACACAATTGGTGTAATTGGAACTGGGTTAAATCGATATTACCCAAAACAAAATGAAGCTTTACAGAAATATATGGCCTCACATCAATTAATTTTAAGTGAATATCCTTTGGATGCGGGACCAAAGCGCCATCACTTTGTCGAACGCAATCGAATCATTGCCGGGCTTTGTGAGACTTTATGTGTAGTCCAGGCTAAACAGCATAGTGGAAGCTTGATTACAGCCAATTTAGCGCTACAAAATAATCGTAATGTTATCGCCATTCCGGGACGAATTGATGATGTTCTTTCGGTCGGTTGTAACGAATTAATTGCCGCTGGAGCAAAACCAGTTCTGAACTCCCAACATATAGTAGAAGAATTTTTGATTTGA
- a CDS encoding S41 family peptidase, which produces MDKKQPKTVKRTTLIWSIIIALLVGGGIAYGVANVQTRAVISQAETTTASMQKIQAVYETIENNYYKPVSSKKVTNGAIKGMISSLDDPFSEYMNETEATSLNNQISSSFSGIGAEVQKSGQYIKIISPIKGTPAKKAGLQPEDIITAVNGKSIAGKSVTEAVKLMRGKIGTKVTLTVKRNEKSFTQTLTRAKIPVNTVNSRVINKKIGYIQITSVSEHTASELKTALKRLDKKGVKSYVLDVRDNPGGLMDQALKMSSMFLKNGKTIMRVQAKTGQQQVYKAGKKYDGGYKVTKPVAVLMNGGSASAAEIFAGALHQSADAPLIGTQSYGKGTVQTVSDFKDKSEMKITIAKWLTPNGSWINKKGLTPTYKADYPKYAYLQLMNTKKTYKLGDVSSQIKTLQKELKALGYFEDKANGYFGKTTQTAVKSYQQKNKLEATGTTNAKTIISVETKLQAQIAKNDEALKKAESILK; this is translated from the coding sequence ATGGATAAAAAACAACCGAAAACAGTTAAACGCACAACTTTGATTTGGTCCATTATCATTGCCTTATTAGTGGGCGGGGGGATTGCCTACGGTGTCGCAAACGTCCAAACTCGTGCGGTCATTTCTCAAGCAGAAACAACCACGGCTTCAATGCAAAAAATTCAAGCGGTTTACGAAACAATTGAGAATAATTACTACAAGCCAGTTAGTTCAAAAAAAGTAACTAATGGAGCAATTAAGGGTATGATTTCTTCCCTTGATGATCCATTTTCTGAATATATGAACGAAACCGAAGCTACCAGCCTGAATAATCAGATTTCATCCAGTTTTTCTGGAATTGGTGCTGAGGTTCAAAAATCAGGACAATATATTAAAATCATTTCACCAATTAAGGGAACACCTGCCAAAAAGGCCGGATTACAACCAGAAGACATAATTACTGCCGTTAACGGAAAATCCATTGCTGGTAAATCAGTGACTGAAGCCGTTAAATTAATGCGTGGAAAAATTGGGACTAAAGTAACCCTCACTGTTAAACGGAATGAAAAATCCTTTACACAAACCTTAACCCGGGCAAAAATTCCCGTTAATACCGTGAATTCACGAGTAATCAACAAAAAAATTGGTTATATCCAGATTACTTCTGTTTCAGAACACACGGCTTCAGAGCTAAAAACTGCCTTAAAACGTTTGGACAAAAAGGGAGTTAAATCTTACGTTTTAGATGTTCGTGATAATCCAGGTGGTCTAATGGATCAAGCATTAAAAATGTCTTCAATGTTCTTGAAGAACGGCAAAACCATTATGAGGGTTCAAGCTAAAACTGGCCAACAACAGGTTTACAAAGCCGGAAAAAAATATGATGGTGGTTATAAAGTAACTAAACCGGTTGCCGTTTTAATGAACGGTGGGAGTGCAAGTGCCGCTGAAATCTTTGCAGGGGCCTTGCATCAATCTGCAGATGCACCATTAATTGGTACCCAATCTTATGGCAAGGGGACTGTCCAAACTGTCAGTGATTTCAAAGATAAGAGTGAAATGAAGATTACGATTGCTAAATGGCTGACCCCAAATGGAAGTTGGATTAACAAAAAGGGGCTTACACCCACATACAAAGCGGACTATCCAAAGTACGCCTACCTACAGTTAATGAACACCAAAAAGACATATAAACTTGGTGACGTTTCTAGTCAAATCAAAACATTACAAAAGGAGCTAAAAGCTTTAGGTTATTTCGAAGACAAAGCTAATGGTTACTTTGGTAAAACAACTCAGACAGCCGTTAAATCTTATCAACAAAAAAACAAGCTGGAAGCAACGGGCACAACGAACGCTAAAACAATCATAAGTGTTGAAACTAAGCTGCAGGCACAGATTGCTAAAAACGATGAAGCACTAAAAAAAGCTGAATCAATTTTAAAATAA
- a CDS encoding thymidylate synthase, whose protein sequence is MLEQAYLDLEEYVLKNGNYKDDRTETGTYSTFGYQMRFNLAEGFPILSTKKVPFGLIKSELMWFLHGDTNIRYLLQHHNHIWDEWAFKKWIESDVYTGPDMTDFGRRSLKDDNFAVAYQEQKKIFDDKILNDDAFADEFGNLGNVYGSQWRAWKTSTGDTIDQISNVIQTIKTNPDSRRMIVSAWNPEDVPTSALPPCHTMFQFYVVDGKLSCQLYQRSGDIFLGIPFNIASYALLTCLIAKETGLEPGEFIHTLGDAHIYANHIEQVKTQLSRTPRPAPKLIIDSQAKSIFDYDVKDIHLEGYNPYPAIKAPVAV, encoded by the coding sequence ATGTTAGAGCAAGCTTACCTGGACTTAGAAGAATATGTTTTGAAAAATGGAAACTATAAAGATGATCGAACGGAAACTGGTACTTATAGCACTTTTGGTTATCAAATGCGGTTTAACTTGGCAGAAGGCTTTCCAATCCTTTCAACCAAAAAAGTTCCTTTTGGTTTAATTAAAAGTGAACTAATGTGGTTCTTACATGGCGATACAAACATCCGTTATTTATTGCAACATCATAACCATATATGGGACGAGTGGGCATTTAAAAAATGGATCGAAAGTGACGTGTACACTGGTCCAGATATGACCGATTTTGGTCGTCGTTCTCTAAAAGATGACAATTTTGCGGTGGCCTATCAGGAACAAAAAAAGATTTTTGATGACAAAATATTGAACGACGATGCTTTTGCTGATGAATTTGGAAATTTAGGAAATGTGTATGGCAGTCAGTGGCGGGCCTGGAAAACTTCCACCGGCGATACAATTGATCAGATTAGCAATGTCATTCAAACCATCAAAACCAATCCTGATTCACGGCGAATGATCGTCTCTGCATGGAATCCAGAAGACGTTCCCACATCAGCTTTGCCCCCTTGTCATACAATGTTTCAATTTTACGTAGTCGATGGAAAGTTGAGTTGTCAGCTTTATCAACGAAGCGGGGATATTTTCCTTGGAATTCCATTTAACATCGCCAGTTATGCTTTATTAACTTGTTTGATTGCTAAAGAAACTGGGCTGGAGCCTGGTGAGTTTATTCACACGCTTGGAGACGCTCATATCTATGCTAATCATATTGAACAAGTTAAGACGCAGCTTTCACGAACACCACGTCCGGCACCAAAATTAATTATTGATAGTCAGGCTAAAAGTATCTTTGATTACGATGTTAAAGATATTCACCTGGAAGGGTACAATCCATATCCAGCAATTAAGGCCCCTGTAGCCGTTTAA
- the ylqF gene encoding ribosome biogenesis GTPase YlqF: MANIQWYPGHMAKAIRQIEEKLHLVDIVFELVDARIPESSRNPMVKEVIQQKPHLLVLTKSDLADPVITKQWLDFYQSQGQPAIAVDSRARTIERSIQKQASEMLAKRLQNQTDRGLQHQTIRAVCVGIPNVGKSTLLNHLVNKKIAKTADRPGVTKNQQWLKSNNGLALLDTPGILWPKFEDQTVGQRLAFTGAIKENLFASDDVALMGLEIFKKSYWPMLKARYKLNEDDLSLSTPDLLLKITQSLGMGEDYDRASNRIMLDARKGKLGRFTLDQVEEFNHEKKDND; the protein is encoded by the coding sequence ATGGCAAATATTCAATGGTATCCAGGGCATATGGCCAAGGCAATCCGTCAAATTGAAGAAAAATTACACTTAGTAGATATCGTCTTTGAATTGGTTGACGCACGAATTCCTGAATCGTCTAGAAATCCGATGGTTAAAGAGGTCATTCAACAAAAGCCACATCTATTAGTTTTGACTAAAAGTGATCTTGCTGACCCAGTAATCACTAAGCAGTGGCTAGATTTCTATCAAAGCCAAGGTCAACCCGCTATTGCGGTGGATTCCCGTGCAAGAACAATCGAACGAAGCATTCAAAAGCAAGCTTCAGAAATGCTTGCTAAACGGCTACAAAATCAAACAGATCGTGGTCTGCAACATCAAACTATTCGAGCTGTTTGTGTTGGTATCCCAAACGTCGGAAAATCAACGCTCCTCAATCATTTAGTTAACAAAAAAATCGCTAAAACTGCTGATCGACCGGGGGTCACAAAAAATCAACAATGGTTAAAATCCAATAATGGGTTAGCCCTTTTGGATACTCCTGGTATCTTGTGGCCTAAGTTTGAGGATCAAACGGTTGGACAACGATTGGCATTTACAGGTGCAATCAAGGAAAATCTTTTTGCGAGTGATGATGTTGCATTAATGGGACTTGAAATTTTCAAGAAATCATATTGGCCAATGTTAAAGGCACGTTACAAGCTTAATGAAGATGATCTTTCTCTGTCCACTCCTGATTTACTCCTAAAAATTACTCAATCTTTAGGAATGGGAGAAGATTATGATCGAGCAAGTAATCGCATTATGCTAGATGCCCGAAAAGGAAAACTTGGGCGTTTTACGTTGGATCAAGTTGAGGAATTTAATCATGAAAAAAAGGATAACGATTAA
- a CDS encoding CCA tRNA nucleotidyltransferase yields MQMKELPKEFITARPILQTIEKAGYEAYFVGGSVRDTILNDHIHDVDIATSAYPSEVKDLFKKTIDTGIKHGTVMILDHQQKYEVTTFRTESGYQDFRRPDKVTFVRSLEEDLKRRDFTVNALALKEDGTIVDLFSGLQDLEKHILRAVGIPDERFHEDALRMMRAVRFASKLDFVIEDKTEAAIKHNAPLLKKIAVERILVEFEKMMMGQAVIQGVKYFLDTGLYNYCPQFEGKQAPLSKLLELNPNIRLTSESQVWLLICHTLELSPEQSRSFLRAWKTSNELINEVESGIRLFDAIAKNTVSEKLLFRTGRNVLKDTINVLFAINSKIDTQMLLSRYEHLPIKSTHELDVNGHDLLTAGIITPGPQMGIILNYLLEGVLVGQFKNNQSELLLEARKYTSKNPES; encoded by the coding sequence ATGCAAATGAAAGAGTTACCAAAAGAGTTTATTACCGCACGTCCCATTCTTCAAACAATTGAAAAGGCCGGCTATGAGGCTTATTTTGTTGGCGGGAGTGTACGCGACACAATTTTGAATGATCATATTCACGATGTTGATATTGCCACTAGTGCTTATCCCTCGGAGGTCAAAGATCTTTTTAAAAAGACTATCGACACGGGAATTAAACATGGTACCGTCATGATTCTTGATCACCAGCAAAAATATGAAGTCACAACGTTTAGAACAGAAAGTGGCTATCAAGATTTTCGTAGACCAGATAAAGTGACCTTTGTTCGTTCTTTGGAAGAGGACCTTAAGCGACGTGATTTTACAGTTAACGCACTTGCCCTCAAGGAAGATGGCACAATCGTCGATCTTTTTTCGGGCTTACAGGATCTTGAAAAACATATTTTAAGAGCAGTGGGCATCCCTGATGAGCGCTTTCATGAAGACGCACTGCGCATGATGCGTGCTGTCCGATTTGCCAGTAAACTTGATTTTGTGATTGAAGATAAAACAGAAGCGGCCATTAAACATAACGCACCATTATTAAAAAAAATTGCAGTTGAAAGAATTCTAGTTGAATTTGAAAAGATGATGATGGGACAAGCAGTCATTCAAGGAGTGAAGTACTTCTTGGATACTGGGTTATATAACTATTGTCCCCAGTTTGAAGGCAAACAAGCGCCGCTTAGCAAATTATTAGAATTGAATCCAAATATTCGTCTGACTTCAGAATCGCAAGTTTGGTTATTAATTTGTCATACTCTTGAGTTATCTCCTGAGCAAAGCCGTTCATTTTTACGTGCTTGGAAAACGTCAAATGAATTAATCAACGAAGTAGAAAGTGGAATTCGTTTATTCGACGCCATTGCCAAAAATACTGTCTCTGAAAAACTACTTTTTCGAACTGGTCGAAACGTTCTCAAAGACACTATCAACGTCCTATTCGCAATTAACAGTAAAATAGACACGCAAATGCTTTTGAGTCGGTACGAACATCTTCCTATCAAGTCAACTCATGAACTTGACGTGAATGGCCACGACCTTTTAACGGCCGGAATCATAACGCCCGGCCCTCAAATGGGTATAATCCTTAACTATTTGCTTGAAGGCGTTCTTGTGGGTCAGTTTAAAAACAATCAATCGGAATTACTTTTGGAAGCTCGAAAATATACTTCCAAAAATCCAGAAAGCTGA
- a CDS encoding ribonuclease HII: MKKRITIKEIQLQLANITEETDPIFKQYQADPRAGVQRLLNQCKKRVLKHQVLVTQFQKRLTLEKSAWEKGLNLVAGIDEVGRGCLAGPVVTAAVILPHDFNLIEVNDSKQLSKQTRERLYPQIIEKAVSVSIGTASPATIDQLNILQATRQAMKNAVLHLAVRPQQLLVDAVDIPVNIPKQRMFKGDSKSASIAAASIVAKVYRDHLMTIYDQLYPGYDFSQNVGYGTAKHLQGLKNLGTTPIHRLTFSPVTHYVKN, from the coding sequence ATGAAAAAAAGGATAACGATTAAAGAAATTCAATTGCAATTAGCAAACATCACAGAAGAAACGGATCCTATTTTCAAACAATATCAAGCAGATCCGCGGGCAGGGGTTCAGCGACTGCTCAATCAATGTAAAAAAAGGGTATTAAAACATCAGGTTTTAGTGACCCAGTTTCAAAAACGGCTTACGTTGGAAAAATCAGCTTGGGAAAAGGGACTTAATTTAGTCGCCGGTATTGACGAAGTCGGTCGGGGCTGTTTGGCTGGTCCTGTCGTGACAGCTGCGGTTATCTTGCCTCACGATTTTAATTTGATTGAGGTTAACGACTCAAAACAATTGTCAAAACAAACACGGGAACGACTGTATCCTCAAATTATTGAAAAAGCAGTCTCCGTTTCAATTGGTACAGCTAGTCCAGCAACGATTGATCAGCTCAATATTTTACAGGCAACGCGTCAGGCTATGAAAAATGCTGTCCTTCATTTAGCGGTACGGCCTCAACAATTGTTAGTCGATGCCGTTGATATTCCTGTAAATATTCCTAAACAACGGATGTTTAAGGGCGATTCCAAAAGTGCTAGCATTGCTGCAGCTAGTATTGTGGCTAAAGTTTACCGAGATCATTTAATGACTATCTATGATCAGCTCTATCCAGGTTACGATTTCAGTCAAAATGTCGGGTATGGAACTGCTAAACATTTACAAGGTTTAAAAAATCTGGGTACAACGCCTATTCACCGATTGACTTTTTCGCCTGTAACGCATTACGTTAAAAACTAA
- a CDS encoding nucleoside 2-deoxyribosyltransferase: MSNQIYLAAPFFSPVQKEHIQTVQKLLGKNPTLNAEKIFIPMEHQMESEEFGSFRWQTGVFGSDMRQVHRADAVVAILDYKKDTDGINQPDSGTIFEIGAAFEANIPVIMVQFEHDQELNLMLSRSYTAFFNGNDEIKKLATYNFNDLPTIFSDVKVF; this comes from the coding sequence ATGAGCAATCAAATTTACCTAGCAGCACCTTTTTTTAGTCCTGTTCAAAAAGAACATATTCAAACTGTCCAAAAACTTTTGGGAAAGAATCCAACCTTAAACGCTGAAAAAATATTCATTCCCATGGAACATCAAATGGAAAGCGAAGAATTCGGGTCATTCCGTTGGCAAACAGGTGTTTTTGGAAGCGATATGCGCCAGGTTCATCGAGCTGATGCAGTAGTTGCCATTTTGGATTATAAAAAAGACACTGATGGCATTAATCAACCTGACAGTGGGACTATTTTTGAAATTGGGGCAGCTTTTGAAGCAAACATCCCCGTAATCATGGTTCAATTTGAACATGATCAAGAATTAAACTTAATGCTTTCCAGAAGTTATACGGCATTTTTTAATGGGAACGACGAGATAAAAAAATTAGCAACTTATAATTTTAATGATCTACCAACCATTTTTAGCGACGTTAAAGTCTTTTAA
- a CDS encoding dihydrofolate reductase, translating into MLAFIWAESKNGIIGSQNKLPWRIPDDTRYFKQLTTNHPVVMGRKTFESFGAKALPNRLNIVLTRQTDLKETNNLKVYHSVSEFLTEFKSDQRLIFIIGGKEIYRQLYPYAEMLYRTRIDKEYTGDTKMINIDYSEWTLEESLTGVGPKKNPIPHFFEVYTRNNTKNETNE; encoded by the coding sequence ATGTTAGCATTTATTTGGGCAGAATCTAAAAATGGCATCATCGGATCACAGAATAAGTTACCTTGGCGGATTCCAGATGACACACGCTATTTTAAACAACTCACAACTAATCATCCAGTTGTGATGGGACGGAAAACTTTTGAATCTTTTGGTGCAAAGGCTTTACCCAACCGTTTAAACATTGTGTTAACACGTCAAACTGATTTAAAAGAGACGAATAATCTTAAAGTGTATCATTCAGTTTCGGAATTTTTAACTGAGTTTAAATCCGATCAACGTTTAATATTTATTATCGGCGGAAAAGAAATTTACCGGCAACTTTACCCTTACGCAGAAATGTTATATCGGACAAGAATTGACAAAGAATACACAGGCGACACGAAAATGATTAACATTGATTATTCCGAGTGGACTCTCGAAGAATCATTGACGGGGGTGGGACCTAAAAAAAATCCAATTCCGCATTTTTTTGAAGTTTATACACGAAATAACACTAAAAATGAGACTAACGAATAA
- a CDS encoding SGNH/GDSL hydrolase family protein produces MKKITDLVIMLIVFVVIVALVVLGLNYYFPTHSTQDQSSKTTHVIHKITKAKKKQIHITALGDSLTQGVGDSKNEGGYTKRLQKQLKNNYQIKAKVVNYGISGERSDQILKRVKQSSKLQNSLKTSDAITITVGGNDLFQALQKYSTSSSGEFTLALEKLNIKYATQVQDLLKQVRHYNKSAPIYVVGIYNPFFVYFPNITQINRAVTNFDETTKAAVSQTKSAYFISVNKLLSRGQYQSAKSLTELKQSSTATSVNDMQISKVEKNLENTKEKNIYLSSSDHFHPNPAGYDQMTRLLLRSLRTHEQWLYKK; encoded by the coding sequence ATGAAAAAAATTACTGATTTAGTGATCATGTTAATTGTGTTTGTTGTTATTGTGGCCTTAGTTGTACTGGGATTAAATTATTACTTTCCGACACATTCAACACAAGACCAATCATCAAAAACAACACACGTTATTCATAAAATCACAAAAGCAAAGAAAAAACAGATTCATATTACTGCACTCGGAGATTCCCTTACTCAAGGGGTTGGGGACAGTAAAAATGAAGGTGGCTATACAAAACGCCTTCAAAAACAGCTCAAAAACAATTATCAGATTAAAGCTAAAGTCGTGAATTACGGTATTTCCGGTGAACGTAGTGATCAAATTTTAAAACGGGTTAAACAAAGTTCTAAACTCCAAAATTCACTCAAGACTTCTGACGCAATTACAATAACTGTAGGGGGAAATGACCTTTTCCAGGCTCTTCAAAAATATTCCACCTCTTCATCTGGTGAGTTTACACTTGCATTAGAAAAATTAAATATTAAGTACGCGACACAAGTTCAAGATCTTTTAAAACAAGTTCGTCATTACAATAAATCTGCGCCAATATACGTTGTGGGAATTTACAATCCCTTCTTTGTGTACTTCCCAAATATTACGCAAATTAATCGGGCGGTTACCAACTTTGACGAAACCACTAAGGCGGCAGTATCACAGACCAAATCAGCCTATTTTATCTCAGTTAATAAGTTACTTTCAAGAGGTCAATATCAAAGTGCCAAGTCACTTACAGAGCTCAAACAAAGCTCGACTGCAACCTCGGTAAATGATATGCAAATTAGTAAGGTGGAAAAGAATCTGGAAAATACTAAAGAGAAAAATATCTACCTTTCTAGTAGTGATCATTTTCATCCCAATCCAGCTGGATACGATCAAATGACACGCCTCTTATTACGTAGTTTACGCACGCATGAACAATGGCTTTATAAGAAATGA
- a CDS encoding YpmS family protein, giving the protein MKNKTVETKKTKLNIWKWAFIILLAIIIAFGIFFKMRIANTPVPDSQNQTTTTSASSINVNLNKNQLNALMAAYLKPYQTNKNFSYQLKVNKQVFLIGKVKVLGSNVNYALSLTPTVQSSGNIVLTAKHLAVGALSISPKLVLSYIGSNYNLPKWIRIKNKTITLNLQKIKTTNGVYFKAKKLDIKNNQFIFSINIPKQSD; this is encoded by the coding sequence ATGAAAAATAAAACGGTCGAAACTAAGAAAACAAAGCTAAATATATGGAAATGGGCTTTTATCATCTTATTAGCAATCATTATTGCTTTTGGTATTTTTTTTAAGATGAGAATTGCAAATACTCCAGTCCCAGATTCACAGAACCAAACCACCACAACAAGTGCTAGTTCAATTAACGTAAATCTCAATAAAAACCAGCTAAATGCCTTAATGGCTGCTTATTTAAAGCCATATCAAACAAACAAAAATTTTTCTTATCAACTAAAAGTAAACAAACAAGTTTTCTTAATTGGTAAAGTTAAGGTTTTAGGCAGCAACGTGAATTATGCACTTTCACTAACGCCAACAGTTCAATCATCTGGAAATATTGTTTTGACGGCCAAGCATCTAGCGGTTGGGGCATTGAGCATCTCCCCCAAGCTAGTTCTATCTTATATTGGGTCTAATTATAATTTACCTAAATGGATTCGTATAAAAAATAAAACTATTACATTAAATTTACAGAAAATAAAAACTACTAATGGCGTTTATTTTAAAGCCAAAAAATTAGACATCAAAAATAACCAATTTATTTTCTCTATTAATATCCCAAAACAATCAGACTAG
- a CDS encoding YozE family protein: MSVSKTFYQFLMTQRDPESYEPISEFANNAFYDQAFPKQSTDFDELSKYLELNGNYLPSMTIFDETWQKYLESNVH, from the coding sequence ATGAGTGTAAGTAAAACATTTTATCAATTTTTAATGACCCAACGTGATCCAGAAAGTTACGAACCAATCTCGGAATTTGCTAACAACGCTTTTTATGACCAGGCTTTCCCAAAACAATCGACAGATTTTGATGAACTTTCTAAATATTTAGAACTTAACGGTAACTATTTGCCTTCAATGACTATCTTTGATGAAACCTGGCAAAAATACTTAGAATCCAATGTTCACTAA
- a CDS encoding DegV family protein, with product MSKVKIVTDSSCGITDQEAQDYNVTIVPLTVMIDDTIYVERETITNEEFLNKMQHSKALPKTSQPPIGKFVEVFDKLGEDGSQVVCFNMLEAISGTVHAAEQAAQLSKTDVMVVDSQTTDRALAFQVIEAAKLAEAGKSREEIVAAAANIRDHTKLYMGVMTLDNLVKGGRISHMTGMISGLLNIKIVLQVTEGELKVVAKGRGMKTISKFFDGVYEKMAKSPNIKAIGISHVGALQTIAPIKEKIQEMFPDINILVRETVPIIATHGGPGAFALMYYTGD from the coding sequence ATGTCAAAAGTCAAAATTGTGACCGATTCTTCTTGTGGAATAACCGATCAGGAAGCTCAAGATTATAACGTTACCATCGTGCCTTTAACGGTCATGATCGACGATACAATTTATGTAGAACGTGAAACGATTACAAACGAAGAATTCTTAAATAAAATGCAACATTCAAAAGCACTCCCAAAAACTAGTCAGCCTCCAATTGGCAAGTTTGTTGAGGTGTTTGATAAACTTGGTGAAGACGGTAGCCAAGTTGTTTGTTTTAACATGCTTGAGGCTATTAGTGGTACTGTGCACGCTGCCGAACAGGCTGCACAACTTTCAAAAACAGATGTTATGGTAGTGGACAGTCAAACAACTGACCGTGCGTTAGCTTTTCAAGTTATCGAGGCTGCTAAATTAGCCGAGGCGGGTAAATCACGTGAAGAGATTGTGGCAGCGGCAGCTAATATTCGCGACCACACAAAATTATATATGGGCGTTATGACCCTTGATAATTTAGTTAAGGGCGGCCGAATTAGTCATATGACCGGAATGATTAGTGGTTTGTTAAACATAAAAATCGTCTTGCAAGTAACTGAGGGCGAATTGAAAGTAGTTGCTAAGGGTCGCGGCATGAAGACCATTAGTAAGTTTTTTGATGGAGTCTACGAAAAAATGGCTAAATCACCAAATATCAAAGCCATTGGGATTTCCCATGTGGGGGCTCTTCAAACCATTGCGCCAATTAAAGAAAAAATTCAAGAAATGTTTCCAGATATTAACATCTTGGTTCGTGAAACGGTTCCAATTATCGCGACTCATGGTGGCCCCGGAGCATTTGCCTTAATGTACTATACTGGTGATTAA
- a CDS encoding YitT family protein, with the protein MAKKESVQLKDLFMIFLGCCLYGLGLAAINIPNHLAEGGATGITLIFRALFRIDPAYSTILINIPLLAIGYRFLGKRALYYTIFGTLMLSMWLWIWQRVPINIDIGHDMFIAGILAGLAGGFGSGLVYRFGGTTGGTDVIARIIEQKRGVPMGQTLFALDAVVLTISLCYIDIRQMMYTLLAAFVFSRIVTFTQVGSYAARGILVISDNYQLIADELMEQLQRGASFVHVQGAYSKDEKKMVFCVLAPNELSEAKRIVDDLDPHAFISVVDVHEVIGEGFTYDSPTGKKIS; encoded by the coding sequence ATGGCAAAAAAAGAATCGGTTCAACTTAAAGATTTATTTATGATTTTTCTTGGTTGCTGTCTATATGGACTTGGTCTGGCGGCTATTAATATTCCCAACCATTTAGCCGAGGGTGGCGCAACTGGAATTACGCTTATTTTTAGAGCGTTATTTCGTATTGATCCAGCCTATTCGACCATTTTAATTAATATTCCTTTGTTGGCAATTGGCTATCGCTTTTTAGGAAAGCGAGCCCTGTACTACACAATCTTTGGCACTTTGATGTTATCTATGTGGCTTTGGATCTGGCAAAGAGTGCCAATTAATATCGATATTGGTCATGATATGTTTATTGCGGGTATTTTAGCTGGTCTTGCTGGCGGTTTTGGAAGTGGTCTTGTCTACCGATTTGGTGGGACTACTGGCGGAACGGACGTAATTGCTAGAATCATTGAGCAAAAACGTGGTGTACCAATGGGACAAACCCTTTTTGCACTGGATGCGGTGGTGTTGACGATTTCTCTCTGCTATATTGATATCCGTCAGATGATGTATACCCTTTTGGCTGCGTTTGTATTTTCTAGAATTGTTACATTTACTCAGGTTGGTTCTTATGCTGCTCGCGGAATCTTAGTCATTAGTGATAACTATCAGTTAATTGCGGATGAGTTAATGGAGCAATTGCAAAGAGGCGCTAGTTTTGTGCATGTCCAAGGAGCTTATTCAAAAGATGAAAAGAAAATGGTTTTTTGTGTCTTAGCACCAAATGAATTAAGTGAAGCAAAAAGAATTGTAGATGATCTTGACCCACATGCTTTTATCTCGGTCGTAGACGTTCATGAGGTAATTGGTGAAGGCTTTACTTATGATTCACCCACTGGAAAGAAAATTAGTTAA